A single window of Rubripirellula lacrimiformis DNA harbors:
- a CDS encoding ImmA/IrrE family metallo-endopeptidase: MKNNQPKTLDLKLKNLMTLRVNDSAEPSPEEVTLLNMSTEFNREMITLGRQLLGLTRTQLAKRCGMSQSHLTRVENGDRILTEEIAASIAEALDRPIEFLRWDGELFAGSHVFHRRRASTRVRDVEKTNAHINFTRLRVLRMMDGINLKVRRKMHRIAVTPTVSPSDAARQLRSSWQVPPGPIANLVDLVESAGIVVWETDQLASEVDALSLWPIGEEETTPVVVRVSGKSGDRERFTLAHELGHLCLHHQPAEDFEAEANQFASEFLMPKDDIIKSLRQLNLSKAAALKGKWKVSMQAIIRRAYDLKVISESQYRNLNRELSAKGYKKREPVLIPSETPRLRTALVDRFTKKVDSAGLRSPRLGASATATEADSVDSEQQSEQSSKPTLRLFADDGEMDQ, from the coding sequence TTGAAGAACAACCAACCGAAGACTTTGGATTTGAAATTGAAGAACTTGATGACTCTAAGAGTGAACGATTCGGCTGAGCCGTCCCCTGAAGAAGTCACGTTGCTGAACATGTCGACCGAATTCAATCGCGAGATGATCACGCTAGGCCGCCAACTGCTCGGACTAACCCGAACACAGTTGGCGAAACGATGCGGCATGTCGCAATCGCACCTCACACGCGTTGAAAACGGAGACCGTATCCTGACCGAAGAGATCGCGGCATCTATCGCCGAAGCGTTGGACCGTCCGATCGAATTCCTTCGATGGGATGGCGAGTTGTTTGCCGGTTCGCATGTCTTTCATCGTCGTCGTGCGTCGACCCGTGTCCGAGACGTCGAGAAAACAAATGCCCATATCAACTTCACGCGATTGCGAGTCCTTCGCATGATGGATGGGATCAATCTCAAAGTGCGCCGAAAGATGCATCGGATTGCAGTGACACCGACCGTATCGCCGTCCGACGCGGCTAGGCAATTACGTTCAAGTTGGCAGGTTCCCCCAGGTCCGATCGCTAACTTGGTTGACTTGGTTGAGTCGGCCGGCATCGTCGTGTGGGAAACGGATCAGCTTGCGTCGGAGGTCGATGCGCTGAGTCTGTGGCCGATCGGTGAAGAGGAAACGACACCGGTGGTGGTCCGCGTCTCGGGCAAATCGGGAGACCGCGAGCGGTTCACGTTGGCCCATGAGTTGGGCCACCTGTGTTTGCACCATCAACCTGCTGAAGACTTTGAAGCAGAGGCCAACCAGTTCGCGTCTGAATTCTTGATGCCGAAAGATGACATCATCAAATCACTCCGCCAATTGAACCTGAGCAAAGCAGCTGCCCTGAAGGGCAAGTGGAAAGTCTCGATGCAAGCGATCATTCGGCGAGCCTACGACTTGAAAGTCATTTCAGAGAGTCAATATCGCAATCTGAATCGTGAGCTCAGTGCAAAGGGGTACAAGAAACGTGAACCCGTGCTGATTCCCTCGGAGACCCCACGACTGCGAACCGCGCTTGTCGATCGTTTTACAAAGAAAGTCGACTCGGCTGGTCTGCGATCGCCACGGCTGGGCGCATCGGCAACCGCGACGGAAGCCGACTCTGTCGATTCGGAGCAACAAAGCGAACAATCATCGAAGCCTACTTTGCGGCTTTTCGCTGACGACGGAGAAATGGATCAATGA
- a CDS encoding E2/UBC family protein gives MSDVATKPRRDLVLPPDDTTFLNASYLGWQTIRDGNASWLVIPDFPVCDGYKVQSATAALQLEPGYPDTPIDMVYFNPPLARTDGKTIGATGNTKTINGESFQRWSRHRSPANPWRPGQDNIESHLLLVRHWLEREFAK, from the coding sequence ATGAGTGATGTCGCGACGAAACCTCGTCGCGATCTTGTTTTGCCGCCGGACGATACGACGTTTTTGAATGCGTCGTATCTCGGCTGGCAAACCATTCGCGATGGGAACGCCTCGTGGTTGGTCATCCCGGACTTTCCGGTTTGTGACGGATACAAAGTGCAGTCGGCGACTGCGGCACTGCAGTTGGAACCGGGCTACCCGGATACCCCAATCGACATGGTGTATTTCAACCCACCGCTGGCCCGCACTGATGGCAAGACCATCGGCGCGACCGGAAACACGAAGACGATCAACGGTGAATCGTTTCAGCGATGGTCTCGGCACCGGTCTCCCGCTAATCCGTGGCGGCCCGGTCAGGACAACATTGAATCTCATTTGCTGCTGGTGCGGCATTGGCTCGAAAGGGAGTTTGCAAAATGA
- a CDS encoding ThiF family adenylyltransferase, whose product MNSDVIVRLTGRQKEELRSHLFPGDESEAVALALCGKHRGAGRICLSVMEIHPIPHSECDRSADRVTWSTDRLRPLLQRANDEGLSILKIHSHPNGFDRFSEYDDRSDADFFTATESWVESGGPHATAVMLPSGCMFGRYGIEEGGFQPLQMMSVAGDELEFWFDRDEEMPVVPDFADRHAQVLGEGTFAKMRRLRVAVVGCSGTGSPVVEQLYRLGVGELVLVDPDSVGPENLNRIINSRHRHASSKTPKVKLLADAIEDTGLGTHVFPIQKDLSDPEAIQAVASCDLIFGCVDSVFARFLLNKIASTYCVPYIDVGIGIRANGSGGIGHATGAVHYLQPDGSSLINRGVFSMEDVRADAMARSAPDDYADQLDAGYIRGADVSRPAVITINQLFGSYAVLEMLARLHPIRTDDNAGFAAQRWSLSGDFRNAEPDGERCTIVAKYLGSGDMIPPLGLPALSIQREVRRANA is encoded by the coding sequence ATGAATAGTGATGTCATCGTGCGTCTGACGGGACGCCAAAAAGAAGAACTGCGATCGCACCTATTTCCAGGTGATGAATCAGAAGCCGTCGCGTTGGCCTTGTGCGGCAAGCACCGTGGTGCCGGGCGTATTTGTTTGAGCGTCATGGAAATCCATCCGATCCCTCACTCCGAATGTGATCGTTCGGCGGATCGGGTGACGTGGTCAACCGATCGGTTGCGGCCGTTGCTCCAACGTGCCAATGACGAGGGACTGTCGATCTTGAAGATCCACAGTCACCCAAACGGCTTTGATCGGTTCTCAGAATACGACGACCGATCGGATGCGGACTTTTTCACGGCGACAGAATCTTGGGTCGAATCGGGCGGACCACATGCCACCGCCGTGATGTTGCCAAGCGGATGTATGTTTGGGCGGTACGGAATTGAGGAAGGCGGATTCCAACCATTGCAGATGATGTCGGTGGCGGGTGACGAGTTGGAGTTTTGGTTTGATCGCGATGAAGAAATGCCGGTTGTGCCGGACTTCGCTGACCGTCACGCACAGGTGCTCGGCGAAGGAACGTTCGCCAAGATGCGGCGATTGCGTGTCGCCGTGGTCGGCTGCTCGGGAACCGGATCGCCGGTGGTCGAGCAGTTGTATCGCTTGGGTGTTGGAGAGCTTGTGTTGGTCGATCCCGACTCGGTTGGTCCCGAAAACCTGAATCGGATCATCAACTCTCGTCATCGGCACGCGTCATCCAAGACGCCGAAGGTCAAATTATTGGCTGATGCGATCGAAGACACCGGTCTTGGGACGCACGTATTTCCGATCCAGAAGGATCTGAGTGATCCCGAAGCGATTCAAGCCGTCGCGTCATGCGATCTGATCTTCGGTTGCGTCGACAGCGTCTTCGCACGTTTCCTGTTGAACAAGATCGCGTCTACCTACTGCGTTCCGTACATCGACGTTGGGATCGGAATCCGGGCCAACGGAAGCGGTGGAATTGGTCACGCGACAGGGGCGGTTCACTATCTGCAGCCCGACGGATCGAGCTTGATCAATCGTGGTGTCTTCTCAATGGAGGACGTTCGCGCGGACGCGATGGCTCGCTCGGCCCCTGATGATTACGCCGACCAGTTGGACGCAGGCTACATTCGCGGCGCGGACGTGTCGCGTCCCGCGGTTATCACAATCAACCAACTTTTTGGCAGCTACGCTGTGCTGGAAATGCTTGCTCGTTTGCATCCGATCCGTACGGATGACAACGCCGGGTTTGCGGCTCAGCGTTGGTCGTTGTCCGGCGACTTCCGAAATGCCGAACCAGACGGGGAACGATGCACAATCGTCGCTAAGTATCTGGGCAGTGGGGACATGATTCCGCCGCTGGGATTGCCCGCGCTTTCGATTCAGCGGGAGGTTCGTCGTGCAAATGCTTGA
- a CDS encoding tyrosine-type recombinase/integrase, producing MPRQPKPYYRKAQNRWVCTIDGNRVTLGDDKEKAFEKYHALMLDRSSVRAELCTIYALTQSYLDWVEANRKAVTYGKQRHYLESFIGAIGKSMKPAAIKPHHLTKWTNKDSWNSTSRNDAITIVQRMFNWSVDQGYLSATPIPRMKKPKSKRREIVYTPDQWQQIKSHAIGPLIPFLDFIWGTGCRPKEARTLQAKHVHDDLVIFPPDESKGEADSRVIFLTPETEAIVKPLLAERPTGPLLLNSRGNPWTKDSIKCRLTRISEKVGFRVIAYGARHSYATNALIRSVDTVSLSHLMGHKDTRMINNYAHLAQNVDFLRKQAIAASLKK from the coding sequence ATGCCACGTCAGCCGAAGCCGTATTATCGCAAAGCCCAGAATCGGTGGGTCTGCACGATCGACGGAAATCGAGTTACGCTCGGTGATGACAAAGAAAAGGCGTTCGAAAAGTACCACGCCCTAATGTTAGACAGGTCGTCGGTCCGTGCTGAGCTTTGCACGATCTATGCGCTCACTCAGTCCTATCTGGACTGGGTCGAGGCCAACCGGAAGGCTGTCACCTACGGGAAGCAACGGCACTATCTGGAGAGCTTCATCGGGGCGATTGGAAAGTCGATGAAGCCTGCGGCGATCAAGCCTCACCACCTCACCAAGTGGACGAACAAGGACAGTTGGAACTCGACCAGCAGGAACGATGCAATCACCATCGTTCAACGTATGTTCAACTGGTCCGTCGACCAAGGCTATCTTTCGGCAACGCCTATCCCGCGGATGAAAAAGCCCAAGTCGAAACGTCGTGAAATTGTTTACACGCCGGATCAGTGGCAGCAGATCAAGTCACATGCTATCGGTCCGCTCATTCCATTTCTCGATTTCATCTGGGGCACCGGCTGTCGGCCGAAAGAAGCGCGGACGCTCCAGGCTAAGCACGTCCACGACGACTTGGTCATCTTCCCGCCCGACGAATCAAAGGGCGAAGCCGATTCCCGCGTCATTTTCCTAACGCCCGAGACTGAGGCAATCGTGAAGCCACTTCTTGCTGAACGCCCGACAGGGCCACTTTTGCTGAATTCACGGGGCAACCCTTGGACCAAGGATTCGATCAAGTGTCGGCTAACCCGGATTTCGGAAAAGGTCGGCTTTCGCGTGATCGCCTATGGCGCTCGGCACAGCTACGCCACCAACGCCTTGATCCGTTCGGTCGACACGGTTTCGCTCTCGCACCTGATGGGGCACAAGGACACGAGGATGATCAATAACTATGCCCACCTCGCTCAAAACGTCGACTTTCTGCGAAAGCAAGCCATTGCTGCGAGCCTAAAAAAGTAG
- a CDS encoding RNA polymerase sigma factor, which yields MRWFMGRSDEIHREFQEILENSTPDRLSAASSITANRCNVPRFIPEGEVKTTESTTEDELEEAFLAEPRFGLDLLHTDFEDRIARFIKSRLYGIAEKNQSEAIRDIYCNTMVSLAELAKKPDFDWRDPMRIVIDIARKRVADHFRVRKRSHKQDIDGALDAIAAALSGTQVEAAWQITSEDDRARFRRVLSTAIETKLTPKEVDVASCYVDHFEEFTPNNIYGPLAARVSERTGKIETAMTVKKQWKQARAKLMRELAKNGFTFPDIEE from the coding sequence ATGAGATGGTTTATGGGGCGTTCGGACGAAATTCATCGCGAATTTCAAGAAATTTTAGAAAACTCGACCCCCGATCGCCTGTCTGCGGCGAGTTCCATTACCGCGAACCGTTGCAACGTTCCTAGATTCATCCCGGAGGGTGAAGTGAAAACGACTGAATCCACGACTGAAGACGAGTTGGAGGAGGCCTTCTTGGCGGAACCAAGATTCGGTCTTGATCTACTCCATACTGATTTTGAAGATCGCATTGCGAGGTTCATCAAGTCTCGTCTGTACGGCATAGCCGAGAAAAATCAGTCGGAAGCAATAAGAGATATTTACTGTAACACGATGGTCTCATTGGCCGAGCTTGCAAAGAAGCCAGACTTCGACTGGCGCGACCCGATGAGGATTGTTATTGACATTGCCCGAAAGCGGGTCGCTGACCATTTTCGGGTTCGCAAACGGTCGCACAAGCAGGACATTGATGGCGCGCTAGACGCGATCGCTGCGGCCTTGTCTGGCACCCAAGTTGAAGCCGCGTGGCAAATAACAAGCGAGGATGATCGGGCAAGGTTTCGCCGCGTCTTGAGCACCGCGATCGAGACAAAATTGACGCCAAAAGAAGTCGACGTCGCCAGTTGCTATGTGGATCATTTTGAAGAATTTACACCAAACAATATTTACGGACCACTGGCTGCACGGGTAAGCGAAAGGACGGGCAAGATTGAAACCGCGATGACGGTGAAGAAGCAGTGGAAGCAGGCGAGAGCGAAATTGATGCGAGAGTTGGCGAAGAACGGGTTTACATTTCCAGATATCGAGGAATAG
- the mprA gene encoding MprA protease, GlyGly-CTERM protein-sorting domain-containing form, with translation MRQPPPRATLFVLALTAITLHVMSPTADAAGMLVADGGFGGRLEIENQDVTVTINNSVAVTQIDQTFVNRENRIVEALYTFPVPRGASVSNFSMWIGGKEMIGEVVEKQRAREIYDSYKRVKRDPGLLEQVDFKQFEMRIFPIPAGAQQRVRIEYYQELNLDHDWGTYVYPLATVAGGEPIDSKVQGRFSMNVNVLSEVPIKAFKSESHTDDFVIVEHTDQYAQAAMELTAGDLSRDIVMAFQTKRPRTGIDVVTSRPAGEDGYFMMTVTPGEDLSSTIEPMDYVFLLDISGSMARDQKMEISRRSVMAFIESLGDEDRFDCLAFNLTPTPLFQQTKPANKANLTAAAEFFAAQRARGGTVLGPALRSAYAYRDSDRPLNVVLLSDGLTQTGESDELMSLIGSRPEGVRVFCVGVGNEVNRPLLSQLASQAGGLAAFVSTEDSFSRQAHLMRQKLVRPAIEDLSVQFAGGEVSQVEPAQLGSLFYGTPLRLFGRYQNGGAVEVILRGKIQGSPWEQTVQVTLPADDKGNSPIERMWASRRVESLFAQERAGTGNRQDEIVRLCEGYSIVSTYASMLVLENNDEYRRWKIDRRNATRIARDRQSQQRTTDKLADLRKQNEMTLTSTQKTAPEDSATSDAASPSPAGRPDSNPAPSSNPAPTTRPNSGQNVDFTLPSSGGGGGGGAIDPITAAIALASAGAAAWSRRRRNDF, from the coding sequence ATGCGCCAGCCACCTCCCCGTGCCACCCTGTTCGTGTTGGCTCTCACCGCGATCACGCTGCATGTGATGTCGCCCACCGCCGACGCCGCAGGGATGTTGGTCGCCGATGGCGGTTTCGGTGGACGACTGGAAATCGAAAACCAAGACGTCACCGTCACCATCAACAACTCGGTCGCTGTTACCCAGATCGACCAGACCTTCGTCAATCGCGAAAACCGCATCGTCGAAGCCTTGTACACCTTTCCCGTCCCACGCGGTGCCAGCGTGTCCAACTTTAGCATGTGGATCGGGGGCAAAGAAATGATCGGCGAAGTCGTCGAAAAGCAACGCGCCCGCGAAATCTACGACAGCTACAAACGCGTCAAACGTGACCCCGGGTTGCTGGAACAAGTCGACTTCAAACAATTCGAAATGCGAATTTTCCCGATCCCCGCCGGCGCCCAGCAACGCGTCCGGATCGAATACTACCAGGAACTGAATCTGGACCACGATTGGGGCACCTATGTCTATCCGCTGGCCACCGTCGCCGGGGGCGAACCGATCGATTCGAAAGTCCAAGGACGTTTCTCGATGAACGTCAACGTGCTTAGCGAAGTGCCGATCAAAGCATTCAAGAGTGAATCGCATACCGACGATTTTGTGATCGTCGAACACACCGACCAATACGCCCAGGCCGCGATGGAATTGACCGCGGGCGACCTGTCACGTGACATCGTGATGGCCTTTCAAACCAAGCGCCCACGCACCGGTATCGATGTCGTCACCAGTCGTCCTGCGGGCGAAGATGGCTACTTCATGATGACGGTCACGCCCGGCGAAGACCTCAGCAGCACGATCGAGCCGATGGACTATGTCTTCCTGCTGGATATCTCCGGTTCAATGGCTCGTGACCAGAAAATGGAAATCAGTCGCCGCAGTGTGATGGCGTTCATCGAATCGTTGGGGGACGAAGACCGTTTCGATTGTCTGGCGTTCAACCTGACACCCACGCCGCTGTTCCAGCAGACCAAGCCGGCAAACAAGGCCAACCTAACCGCCGCGGCGGAATTTTTCGCCGCTCAACGGGCTCGCGGTGGCACGGTCCTTGGCCCCGCGCTGCGATCGGCCTACGCGTACCGAGATTCCGATCGCCCGCTGAATGTTGTCCTGCTTAGCGATGGGCTGACACAGACGGGCGAAAGCGACGAACTGATGTCACTGATCGGATCGCGGCCCGAAGGCGTTCGCGTGTTCTGTGTGGGCGTGGGCAATGAAGTGAATCGGCCGCTGCTAAGTCAACTGGCCAGCCAGGCCGGCGGGTTGGCCGCGTTTGTGTCGACCGAGGATAGTTTCAGTCGCCAGGCTCACCTGATGCGGCAAAAACTGGTTCGCCCAGCGATCGAGGACCTGTCGGTTCAGTTCGCCGGCGGCGAGGTCAGTCAAGTCGAACCGGCCCAACTGGGCAGCCTGTTCTATGGCACGCCGCTGCGATTGTTCGGTCGCTATCAGAATGGTGGTGCCGTCGAAGTCATCCTGCGTGGAAAAATCCAGGGCAGCCCCTGGGAACAGACCGTCCAAGTCACCCTGCCCGCCGATGACAAAGGGAATAGTCCGATCGAACGCATGTGGGCATCCCGCCGCGTCGAAAGTCTGTTCGCTCAAGAGCGTGCGGGGACGGGGAATCGTCAAGACGAGATCGTGCGGCTGTGCGAAGGCTATTCGATCGTTTCCACCTACGCATCGATGTTGGTGCTAGAGAATAACGACGAGTATCGTCGCTGGAAAATCGATCGTCGCAACGCAACCCGCATCGCTCGTGACCGTCAATCCCAGCAACGGACGACCGACAAACTGGCCGACCTGCGAAAGCAGAACGAGATGACGCTGACGTCGACACAGAAAACTGCACCGGAGGATTCAGCGACATCGGATGCCGCATCGCCCTCCCCTGCCGGTCGTCCTGATTCAAACCCAGCACCCAGCTCAAACCCAGCGCCAACCACACGTCCGAATTCCGGACAGAACGTCGACTTCACTCTGCCCAGTTCCGGCGGTGGAGGTGGTGGCGGAGCGATCGATCCGATCACCGCAGCGATCGCACTCGCGTCGGCCGGTGCGGCAGCCTGGTCACGGCGACGTAGAAACGACTTTTAG
- a CDS encoding ImmA/IrrE family metallo-endopeptidase, with the protein MPTQASDLSREVLETHEMMSLPVDPFAIAGIEEIELAPGKYTDGFDARIEFIPEATRFAIYYRPPGSGRPRGRVNFSIAHELGHFYLPHHREQLLRGEMHNSTSNFRSAAEQEREADEFAANLLMPRDLFIAEVGRFRQRVCTLNELSELSSERLGTSLTSTVRRYCQCDIEPCIAVFSRNGVVQWAMPSADMKVMGMGYVPFKEPVPRDSKTREAFQTDEVGTAVDGRVMATTWFENPAVECVWEDVIILGRTGFAITLLTPDE; encoded by the coding sequence ATGCCGACCCAAGCGAGTGACCTGAGCCGCGAGGTTCTGGAAACCCACGAAATGATGTCGCTGCCAGTTGATCCGTTTGCGATCGCGGGGATCGAAGAGATTGAGTTGGCCCCCGGAAAGTACACGGATGGATTTGATGCCAGAATTGAGTTCATTCCCGAAGCGACACGATTTGCCATTTACTATCGGCCGCCGGGATCCGGACGACCAAGAGGCAGAGTCAATTTTTCGATCGCGCACGAGCTTGGACATTTCTACCTGCCTCACCATCGGGAGCAATTGCTACGCGGCGAGATGCACAATTCGACCTCAAACTTCCGATCGGCTGCCGAGCAGGAGAGGGAAGCCGATGAGTTCGCGGCCAATCTATTGATGCCACGCGATCTTTTCATCGCCGAGGTTGGGCGGTTCCGCCAACGTGTCTGCACTTTGAATGAGTTGAGCGAATTATCCAGCGAACGGCTGGGGACATCATTGACGAGCACCGTTCGACGGTACTGCCAGTGTGATATTGAGCCATGCATCGCAGTGTTTTCAAGAAACGGCGTGGTGCAGTGGGCGATGCCCTCGGCGGATATGAAGGTAATGGGAATGGGATATGTTCCGTTCAAGGAACCGGTCCCCAGAGATTCAAAAACACGAGAGGCGTTTCAGACTGACGAAGTTGGCACCGCGGTCGACGGACGCGTCATGGCGACAACATGGTTTGAAAACCCAGCGGTCGAATGCGTTTGGGAGGATGTAATTATTCTCGGCCGCACTGGTTTCGCGATCACTCTATTAACGCCTGACGAATAG
- a CDS encoding Sec-independent protein translocase subunit TatA/TatB → MFGLGPFEMVVIGVIAVVLFGGNLPEVARKLGGSYREFRRGLNEVQQQFRLAEYEAKKTFTADDSKPTSGSNDEDDDEEVTGPKAPKFTPPA, encoded by the coding sequence ATGTTTGGACTCGGACCATTTGAAATGGTGGTCATCGGCGTCATCGCGGTCGTCCTGTTCGGCGGCAACCTCCCCGAGGTTGCTCGAAAACTAGGCGGCAGTTATCGCGAGTTTCGCCGAGGACTGAACGAGGTTCAGCAGCAGTTCCGGTTGGCCGAATACGAGGCCAAGAAGACCTTCACCGCCGACGACTCGAAGCCCACATCGGGCTCCAACGACGAAGACGACGACGAAGAAGTCACCGGGCCGAAAGCGCCGAAGTTCACACCACCCGCCTGA
- a CDS encoding Sec-independent protein translocase subunit TatA/TatB, protein MVVNRLMEGLADPLFAFGAPGPLELAIIAGIILLLFGSSKLPTLMRNLGRSTNEFKRGMSESTDEEEPAAKREEKS, encoded by the coding sequence ATGGTTGTGAATCGTTTGATGGAAGGCCTAGCCGATCCCCTGTTTGCGTTCGGTGCACCCGGCCCGTTGGAATTGGCGATCATCGCCGGCATCATCCTGTTGTTGTTCGGATCGTCCAAATTGCCCACTTTGATGCGGAATCTTGGCCGCAGCACGAATGAATTCAAGCGTGGCATGAGCGAGTCGACGGACGAAGAAGAGCCGGCCGCAAAACGCGAAGAGAAAAGCTAA
- the rrtA gene encoding rhombosortase, whose protein sequence is MFTHLLRTYPVTIAITVLAVLSHTSAALTGAFELDFGLVAGGQVWRLISGHWTHFDASHLCWDLLMFVVLSAMCERRCGQKSAWGYAVTIAASLLFISAAIRITCPEIATYRGLSGIDTGLFGWLVVDHSRQSWRSSNRLAAVVAATGLLALIGKLIFEAATGNTLFVDSSTFTPLVQSHLAGLAGGIAASTIHALGRQSIPPINESIKSPIAQRRPAS, encoded by the coding sequence ATGTTCACTCATCTGCTGCGAACCTATCCGGTCACCATCGCGATCACCGTGCTTGCGGTTCTGTCGCACACGTCAGCGGCGTTGACTGGGGCGTTCGAATTGGACTTTGGTCTGGTTGCCGGCGGCCAGGTATGGCGGCTGATCAGCGGTCACTGGACGCATTTTGACGCCAGTCATCTGTGCTGGGACCTGCTGATGTTCGTGGTGCTGTCGGCGATGTGCGAACGCCGGTGTGGGCAGAAGTCTGCCTGGGGATACGCCGTAACGATCGCCGCCAGTCTGCTGTTCATTTCGGCAGCGATCCGGATCACCTGTCCGGAGATCGCCACCTACCGAGGGCTTTCGGGGATCGATACCGGTCTGTTCGGATGGCTGGTGGTCGACCACTCACGCCAAAGTTGGCGATCCAGCAACCGCTTGGCAGCGGTCGTCGCCGCCACAGGTCTGCTAGCGTTGATTGGCAAGCTGATCTTCGAAGCGGCGACAGGAAACACGTTATTCGTCGATTCATCGACCTTCACCCCGTTGGTCCAATCCCACCTAGCCGGTCTGGCCGGCGGGATCGCAGCATCCACCATCCACGCCCTCGGGCGTCAGTCGATTCCCCCGATCAACGAGTCGATAAAATCCCCGATTGCCCAACGCCGTCCGGCAAGCTAA
- a CDS encoding multiubiquitin domain-containing protein produces the protein MMATVPEHVDLPDELEDLEVCCSQGRAARCVRRYRIRIDRDPHVVHVTKMTGQQLLELAGICDLAKWKVFQKLCGQLVEVAHDEWVDFTAKGVEKFKTLPCDQTEGEVSR, from the coding sequence ATGATGGCTACTGTGCCTGAACACGTCGATCTTCCCGACGAATTGGAAGACTTGGAAGTTTGTTGCTCGCAGGGGCGGGCCGCTCGGTGCGTTCGCCGCTATCGGATTCGGATTGATCGCGATCCCCACGTGGTCCATGTGACCAAGATGACGGGCCAACAGTTGCTGGAACTGGCCGGCATATGTGACCTAGCGAAGTGGAAGGTGTTCCAGAAGCTTTGCGGCCAGTTGGTCGAGGTCGCTCACGACGAGTGGGTCGACTTCACGGCGAAAGGCGTCGAGAAGTTCAAGACGCTGCCTTGCGACCAGACCGAGGGCGAGGTGTCGCGATGA
- a CDS encoding AEC family transporter, producing MQTLWPVITSVLAVFLVMGIGAICRRQRWLTRQADHSLANLTAKVLLPAYFMHRILESPQFESAAAAWLPPVFGFGMTALGFAVAFTFARSLGRFIGLDSDAKQRAFALCAGICNYGYIPLPIAEESYPDAVIDLILHNVGVDLALWSIGIAIISGSSGGKWRQAFLSPPFLAVILASGLRQFGGSALVPAPILDAIGKLGSCAIPMGLLLSGAIIVDFLQESNWSGSRNVILAAIGIRQVLLPAVMLTIALAIVPSVDLKQVIMLQAAMPAAVFPIVLVRMYERDTETALRVVLSTSIAGLLFIPLWLVAGAWWLGV from the coding sequence ATGCAAACCCTTTGGCCAGTCATCACCAGCGTCTTGGCGGTCTTTTTGGTGATGGGGATTGGTGCGATCTGCCGTCGACAGCGATGGCTGACTCGCCAAGCCGACCATTCGCTCGCCAATTTGACGGCCAAGGTGCTGTTGCCGGCGTATTTCATGCACCGGATCCTAGAGAGCCCTCAGTTCGAATCGGCCGCGGCCGCATGGTTGCCACCGGTATTCGGATTCGGGATGACGGCCCTCGGGTTCGCCGTGGCGTTTACGTTCGCTCGGTCGCTGGGTCGTTTCATCGGCCTGGACAGCGACGCCAAGCAACGAGCTTTCGCGTTGTGCGCGGGCATCTGCAATTACGGTTACATCCCGCTGCCGATCGCCGAGGAATCGTACCCGGATGCGGTCATCGATTTGATCCTGCACAACGTCGGCGTCGACTTGGCGCTGTGGAGCATCGGAATCGCGATCATCAGCGGGTCGTCGGGCGGCAAGTGGCGACAAGCCTTTTTGAGTCCACCCTTCCTGGCCGTGATCCTAGCGTCGGGGCTAAGGCAGTTTGGCGGCAGCGCGTTGGTGCCCGCACCAATCCTGGACGCGATCGGCAAACTGGGCAGTTGTGCGATTCCGATGGGGCTGCTGCTAAGCGGCGCGATCATCGTCGATTTCCTACAGGAATCGAATTGGTCGGGATCGCGAAACGTGATCCTGGCGGCGATCGGAATACGCCAGGTGCTATTGCCGGCCGTGATGCTGACCATCGCGCTGGCAATCGTCCCCAGCGTCGACCTGAAGCAAGTCATCATGCTGCAAGCCGCGATGCCGGCCGCCGTGTTCCCGATCGTGCTGGTACGGATGTACGAACGAGATACGGAAACGGCACTGCGAGTGGTGCTGTCGACTTCGATTGCGGGGTTGTTGTTCATCCCGCTTTGGTTGGTGGCGGGAGCTTGGTGGCTGGGAGTTTAG